Proteins encoded in a region of the Scyliorhinus torazame isolate Kashiwa2021f chromosome 1, sScyTor2.1, whole genome shotgun sequence genome:
- the LOC140421209 gene encoding homeobox protein Nkx-2.4-like: protein MSLSPKHTTPFSVTDILSPIEESYKKFGGMDGAGNLGPPLGGYRQAQVSQAGMQQHSLGHNATVATTYHMPHGVSQFAHGAMGGYCNGSIGNMGDLPSYQDTVRNSAAATGWYGTNPDPRYSTIPRFMGTSSGINMTGMGTLTGMGDAVKPMASLHTTPRRKRRVLFSQAQVYELERRFKQQKYLSAPEREHLASMIHLTPTQVKIWFQNHRYKMKRQAKDKAAQQMQQENNLCQQQQSPRRVAVPVLVKDGKPCQNGSSTPTPSQQAQQQQQQGANGILPVASTTISQQQSQQMNSLAQDLGQVSPNPSSLHNSVSSMSQMETATADYTGSMVNSGLLYGRTW, encoded by the exons ATGTCGTTGAGCCCAAAGCACACAACGCCTTTTTCAGTGACAGACATTCTGAGCCCAATTGAGGAGTCCTACAAGAAGTTTGGTGGCATGGACGGCGCTGGCAACCTCGGACCTCCTCTGGGGGGTTACCGCCAAGCCCAGGTCTCCCAGGCGGGCATGCAGCAGCACAGCCTGGGTCACAACGCCACGGTGGCGACCACCTACCACATGCCACACGGTGTCTCCCAGTTTGCTCACGGTGCCATGGGAGGCTACTGCAACGGGAGTATTGGCAACATGGGGGATCTGCCTTCTTACCAAGACACCGTGAGGAACAGCGCCGCAGCCACTGGCTGGTACGGGACTAATCCGGATCCCAGATATTCAACAA TACCCCGCTTCATGGGAACGTCTTCAGGAATAAATATGACAGGGATGGGGACTTTAACTGGAATGGGAGACGCCGTCAAGCCCATGGCATCTTTACACACCACACCGAGGAGAAAACGAAGGGTGCTCTTCTCCCAGGCCCAAGTGTACGAGTTGGAGCGACGCTTCAAACAACAGAAGTACCTGTCTGCCCCCGAGAGGGAACACTTAGCCAGCATGATCCACCTCACCCCGACACAGGTCAAGATCTGGTTTCAGAACCACCGCTACAAGATGAAGCGCCAGGCCAAGGACAAGGCTGCCCAACAAATGCAGCAAGAAAATAACCTGTGCCAGCAGCAGCAGTCGCCCAGGAGGGTGGCCGTGCCCGTTCTTGTGAAGGACGGTAAACCCTGTCAGAACGGTTCGAGCACCCCGACGCCCAGCCAGCAggcacagcagcagcagcaacaggggGCTAACGGCATCCTGCCAGTCGCCAGCACCACCATCTCTCAGCAGCAGAGTCAACAAATGAATTCACTAGCTCAAGACCTCGGCCAGGTGTCGCCAAATCCGTCGTCTCTGCACAATTCGGTCAGTAGCATGTCTCAAATGGAGACAGCGACTGCAGACTACACGGGGAGTATGGTCAACTCCGGCCTGCTGTACGGCAGGACCTGGTAG